A DNA window from Ornithodoros turicata isolate Travis chromosome 10, ASM3712646v1, whole genome shotgun sequence contains the following coding sequences:
- the LOC135369809 gene encoding anoctamin-7-like isoform X2, with amino-acid sequence MGPVEGEPSGIYFRDGKRRIDFMLVFEDSEGVRMNKHDGWRQTFMANLRKAGLDMEEEVVEGERKTVHFIKLSAPWAVLVQYAEELCVRAPLQAHPNPSVNWSANLLSLLRIPNIMDSDIPNRPLDYYTCTFKKSKLDRFLGSENQEEYFTTTQRVRIVYEILQTAQYGKRRKAQIGIDRLIEEEVYTAAFPLHDGPFRKPQYYMAPSSLNKRQVLFEYWAKWSCWYKYQPLDHIREYFGEKIGIYFAWLGFYTGWLLPAAVVGLIVFLYGIITVSKDAPTNELCHSGMRYKMCPKCDESYGCSYWYLSDLCISTKLTYLFDHPGTVFYAIFVSFWAVSFLEYWKRKSASLSHHWDCMDFEEEEERPRPEFAAKATRIERNPITGVKEPSFPARIRKKRIAAGFAVLLLMLILVLVFMVSVIIYRVLVSIPMFRSKSFKGVASVIASSSGALVNLIFIMILGKVYERLALRLTQWEMHRTQTDFENNLIFKVFLFQFVNFYSSIFYIAFFKGRFVGYPGHYSHLLGLRNEECSGSDCLSELAQQLAIIMVGKQIINNAQEILVPKIKAWWHRHKTKFISDVAQSRWEQDYQLIQNEGLFQEYLEMVLQFGFITIFVAAFPLAPLFALLNNWVEIRLDAQKFVCETRRCVPERAQNIGVWFTILELLTRIAVITNAFLIAFTSDFLTRTVYRYEYNFNLEGYINFTLAVAPNGTLSQHCRYRDHRDPEGNWTLFYWKLLAVRLAFVIIFEHVVFGVCRLIDVLVPDIPSELELKIKRERYLAKQALADSDTIMKVAQRREDEDDEEQGKAQAH; translated from the exons ATGGGCCCCGTCGAGGGCGAACCGTCCGGCATCTACTTCAGGGATGGGAAGCGAAGGATCG ACTTCATGCTGGTCTTTGAGGACAGCGAAGGAGTACGGATGAACAAGCACGATGGATGGAGACAAACATTCATGGCCAACCTCCGCAAGGCTGGGCTCGACATGGAAGAG GAAGTGGTGGAAGGCGAACGCAAGACAGTTCACTTCATCAAACTATCAGCCCCGTGGGCCGTTCTAGTTCAATACGCCGAGGAGCTGTGTGTGCGTGCACCGCTTCAG GCCCATCCAAACCCCAGCGTCAACTGGTCAGCCAATCTGCTCAGCCTGCTTAGGATACCAAACATAATGGACTCGGACATTCCAAACAGACCTCTCGACTACTACACCTGCACTTTCAAAAAGTCCAAGCTGGACAG GTTCCTAGGTAGTGAGAACCAGGAGGAGTACTTCACCACGACGCAGCGAGTGCGTATCGTCTACGAAATTTTACAAACGGCGCAATACGGCAAGAGACGGAAAGCGCAGATCGGCATCGACAGGCTCATCGAGGAAGAAGTTTACACAGCGGCGTTTCCCCTACACGAT GGTCCATTTCGGAAACCGCAGTACTACATGGCGCCCAGTTCGCTCAACAAAAGGCAGGTTCTTTTCGAATACTGGGCCAAATGGTCGTGCTGGTACAAGTACCAACCACTGGACCACATCAGAGAATATTTTGGAGAGAAAATAGGCATCTATTTTGCGTGGTTAG GATTTTATACAGGGTGGCTCCTGCCAGCCGCGGTCGTAGGACTGATAGTATTCTTGTATGGAATTATCACCGTCAGCAAGGATGCACCCAC AAACGAACTCTGCCACAGCGGAATGCGCTATAAAATGTGTCCAAAGTGCGATGAGTCCTACGGTTGCAGCTATTGGTACCTTAGTGACTTATGCATCTCTACAAAGCTTACGTACCTGTTCGACCATCCGGGTACTGTGTTCTACGccatttttgtttcattttggG CCGTGAGTTTCCTCGAGTACTGGAAACGGAAGTCGGCGAGTCTGTCTCATCACTGGGATTGTATGGAtttcgaggaggaggag GAGAGGCCTCGTCCAGAATTCGCCGCCAAAGCAACACGCATCGAGCGCAATCCAATCACGGGTGTCAAGGAACCCTCGTTCCCGGCTCGCATTCGCAAGAAAAGAATCGCGGCTGGCTTCGCAGTTCTACTCCTCATG CTCATCCTCGTCTTAGTGTTTATGGTATCCGTGATCATCTACCGTGTCCTCGTCTCCATTCCCATGTTCCGTAGCAAGTCATTCAAGGGAGTTGCTTCCGTGATCGCCAGTTCCTCCGGTGCCCTGGTTAACCTCATCTTCATCATGATCCTGGGAAAGGTGTACGAAAGGCTCGCTTTGCGCCTTACGCAGTGGG AAATGCACCGGACTCAGACAGACTTCGAGAACAACCTCATCTTCAAAGTGTTTCTGTTCCAGTTTGTAAACTTCTATTCGTCCATTTTTTACATCGCATTTTTCAAGGGAAG GTTTGTGGGCTATCCTGGTCACTATTCACACCTTCTTGGTCTCCGCAATGAAGAA TGTAGCGGGAGTGACTGCCTGAGCGAACTGGCACAACAGCTAGCAATCATTATGGTTGGCAAGCAAATCATCAACAATGCTCAGGAGATACTAGTACC CAAAATTAAAGCCTGGTGGCATCGTCACAAGACAAAGTTTATCAGCGATGTAGCCCAGTCACGATGGGAGCAAGATTATCAGCTGATTCAAAACGAGGGTCTCTTCCAAGAGTACCTCGAAATGG TGTTACAGTTTGGCTTCATCACAATCTTCGTGGCCGCCTTTCCGCTAGCACCTTTGTTCGCTCTTCTTAACAACTGGGTTGAAATCCGATTGGATGCCCAAAAGTTCGTCTGCGAGACTCGACGCTGTGTGCCGGAGCGGGCTCAGAACATCGGTGTCTGGTTCACAATCCTTGAGCTTCTCACCAGGATCGCTGTGATCACAAAC GCGTTCTTGATCGCGTTCACATCGGATTTCTTGACAAGGACTGTCTACCGGTACGAGTACAACTTCAACCTTGAAGGTTACATCAACTTTACGCTCGCTGTCGCTCCGAATGGGACGCTTTCGCAACATTGCAG GTATCGAGATCACCGAGATCCTGAAGGAAATTGGACGTTATTTTATTGGAAGCTGCTGGCAGTTCGTTTAGCCTTTGTCATAATATTCGAG CACGTCGTATTCGGAGTATGTCGCTTAATAGACGTGCTCGTTCCTGACATTCCAAGCGAACTAGAGTTGAAGATCAAGCGAGAGCGTTACTTGGCAAAACAGGCATTGGCAGACTCGGACACCATTATGAAG
- the LOC135369809 gene encoding anoctamin-7-like isoform X1: MFRKGRRIGKMLRRALHVERRQSRTSESSAPTEGASTAEQGAVQEPEGSEDNMPRLGQHGEKYELNGASDAPSYGSFRKEDGGALLGHDHLDAESPGSDRGLVMGPVEGEPSGIYFRDGKRRIDFMLVFEDSEGVRMNKHDGWRQTFMANLRKAGLDMEEEVVEGERKTVHFIKLSAPWAVLVQYAEELCVRAPLQAHPNPSVNWSANLLSLLRIPNIMDSDIPNRPLDYYTCTFKKSKLDRFLGSENQEEYFTTTQRVRIVYEILQTAQYGKRRKAQIGIDRLIEEEVYTAAFPLHDGPFRKPQYYMAPSSLNKRQVLFEYWAKWSCWYKYQPLDHIREYFGEKIGIYFAWLGFYTGWLLPAAVVGLIVFLYGIITVSKDAPTNELCHSGMRYKMCPKCDESYGCSYWYLSDLCISTKLTYLFDHPGTVFYAIFVSFWAVSFLEYWKRKSASLSHHWDCMDFEEEEERPRPEFAAKATRIERNPITGVKEPSFPARIRKKRIAAGFAVLLLMLILVLVFMVSVIIYRVLVSIPMFRSKSFKGVASVIASSSGALVNLIFIMILGKVYERLALRLTQWEMHRTQTDFENNLIFKVFLFQFVNFYSSIFYIAFFKGRFVGYPGHYSHLLGLRNEECSGSDCLSELAQQLAIIMVGKQIINNAQEILVPKIKAWWHRHKTKFISDVAQSRWEQDYQLIQNEGLFQEYLEMVLQFGFITIFVAAFPLAPLFALLNNWVEIRLDAQKFVCETRRCVPERAQNIGVWFTILELLTRIAVITNAFLIAFTSDFLTRTVYRYEYNFNLEGYINFTLAVAPNGTLSQHCRYRDHRDPEGNWTLFYWKLLAVRLAFVIIFEHVVFGVCRLIDVLVPDIPSELELKIKRERYLAKQALADSDTIMKVAQRREDEDDEEQGKAQAH, translated from the exons CTCTGCACCTACCGAAGGAGCTTCGACTGCAGAACAGGGCGCAGTTCAGGAGCCGGAGGGCAGTGAGGACAACATGCCCCGACTGGGTCAGCATGGAGAGAAGTACGAACTAAACGGAGCCTCGGACGCCCCTTCATACGGGTCCTTCCGTAAGGAGGACGGTGGCGCCCTCCTAGGTCATGATCACCTG GATGCGGAATCTCCAGGCAGCGACCGTGGCCTCGTGATGGGCCCCGTCGAGGGCGAACCGTCCGGCATCTACTTCAGGGATGGGAAGCGAAGGATCG ACTTCATGCTGGTCTTTGAGGACAGCGAAGGAGTACGGATGAACAAGCACGATGGATGGAGACAAACATTCATGGCCAACCTCCGCAAGGCTGGGCTCGACATGGAAGAG GAAGTGGTGGAAGGCGAACGCAAGACAGTTCACTTCATCAAACTATCAGCCCCGTGGGCCGTTCTAGTTCAATACGCCGAGGAGCTGTGTGTGCGTGCACCGCTTCAG GCCCATCCAAACCCCAGCGTCAACTGGTCAGCCAATCTGCTCAGCCTGCTTAGGATACCAAACATAATGGACTCGGACATTCCAAACAGACCTCTCGACTACTACACCTGCACTTTCAAAAAGTCCAAGCTGGACAG GTTCCTAGGTAGTGAGAACCAGGAGGAGTACTTCACCACGACGCAGCGAGTGCGTATCGTCTACGAAATTTTACAAACGGCGCAATACGGCAAGAGACGGAAAGCGCAGATCGGCATCGACAGGCTCATCGAGGAAGAAGTTTACACAGCGGCGTTTCCCCTACACGAT GGTCCATTTCGGAAACCGCAGTACTACATGGCGCCCAGTTCGCTCAACAAAAGGCAGGTTCTTTTCGAATACTGGGCCAAATGGTCGTGCTGGTACAAGTACCAACCACTGGACCACATCAGAGAATATTTTGGAGAGAAAATAGGCATCTATTTTGCGTGGTTAG GATTTTATACAGGGTGGCTCCTGCCAGCCGCGGTCGTAGGACTGATAGTATTCTTGTATGGAATTATCACCGTCAGCAAGGATGCACCCAC AAACGAACTCTGCCACAGCGGAATGCGCTATAAAATGTGTCCAAAGTGCGATGAGTCCTACGGTTGCAGCTATTGGTACCTTAGTGACTTATGCATCTCTACAAAGCTTACGTACCTGTTCGACCATCCGGGTACTGTGTTCTACGccatttttgtttcattttggG CCGTGAGTTTCCTCGAGTACTGGAAACGGAAGTCGGCGAGTCTGTCTCATCACTGGGATTGTATGGAtttcgaggaggaggag GAGAGGCCTCGTCCAGAATTCGCCGCCAAAGCAACACGCATCGAGCGCAATCCAATCACGGGTGTCAAGGAACCCTCGTTCCCGGCTCGCATTCGCAAGAAAAGAATCGCGGCTGGCTTCGCAGTTCTACTCCTCATG CTCATCCTCGTCTTAGTGTTTATGGTATCCGTGATCATCTACCGTGTCCTCGTCTCCATTCCCATGTTCCGTAGCAAGTCATTCAAGGGAGTTGCTTCCGTGATCGCCAGTTCCTCCGGTGCCCTGGTTAACCTCATCTTCATCATGATCCTGGGAAAGGTGTACGAAAGGCTCGCTTTGCGCCTTACGCAGTGGG AAATGCACCGGACTCAGACAGACTTCGAGAACAACCTCATCTTCAAAGTGTTTCTGTTCCAGTTTGTAAACTTCTATTCGTCCATTTTTTACATCGCATTTTTCAAGGGAAG GTTTGTGGGCTATCCTGGTCACTATTCACACCTTCTTGGTCTCCGCAATGAAGAA TGTAGCGGGAGTGACTGCCTGAGCGAACTGGCACAACAGCTAGCAATCATTATGGTTGGCAAGCAAATCATCAACAATGCTCAGGAGATACTAGTACC CAAAATTAAAGCCTGGTGGCATCGTCACAAGACAAAGTTTATCAGCGATGTAGCCCAGTCACGATGGGAGCAAGATTATCAGCTGATTCAAAACGAGGGTCTCTTCCAAGAGTACCTCGAAATGG TGTTACAGTTTGGCTTCATCACAATCTTCGTGGCCGCCTTTCCGCTAGCACCTTTGTTCGCTCTTCTTAACAACTGGGTTGAAATCCGATTGGATGCCCAAAAGTTCGTCTGCGAGACTCGACGCTGTGTGCCGGAGCGGGCTCAGAACATCGGTGTCTGGTTCACAATCCTTGAGCTTCTCACCAGGATCGCTGTGATCACAAAC GCGTTCTTGATCGCGTTCACATCGGATTTCTTGACAAGGACTGTCTACCGGTACGAGTACAACTTCAACCTTGAAGGTTACATCAACTTTACGCTCGCTGTCGCTCCGAATGGGACGCTTTCGCAACATTGCAG GTATCGAGATCACCGAGATCCTGAAGGAAATTGGACGTTATTTTATTGGAAGCTGCTGGCAGTTCGTTTAGCCTTTGTCATAATATTCGAG CACGTCGTATTCGGAGTATGTCGCTTAATAGACGTGCTCGTTCCTGACATTCCAAGCGAACTAGAGTTGAAGATCAAGCGAGAGCGTTACTTGGCAAAACAGGCATTGGCAGACTCGGACACCATTATGAAG
- the LOC135369809 gene encoding anoctamin-7-like isoform X3, translating into METNIHGQPPQGWARHGRGSGGRRTQDSSLHQTISPVGRSSSIRRGAVCACTASGTAHPNPSVNWSANLLSLLRIPNIMDSDIPNRPLDYYTCTFKKSKLDRFLGSENQEEYFTTTQRVRIVYEILQTAQYGKRRKAQIGIDRLIEEEVYTAAFPLHDGPFRKPQYYMAPSSLNKRQVLFEYWAKWSCWYKYQPLDHIREYFGEKIGIYFAWLGFYTGWLLPAAVVGLIVFLYGIITVSKDAPTNELCHSGMRYKMCPKCDESYGCSYWYLSDLCISTKLTYLFDHPGTVFYAIFVSFWAVSFLEYWKRKSASLSHHWDCMDFEEEEERPRPEFAAKATRIERNPITGVKEPSFPARIRKKRIAAGFAVLLLMLILVLVFMVSVIIYRVLVSIPMFRSKSFKGVASVIASSSGALVNLIFIMILGKVYERLALRLTQWEMHRTQTDFENNLIFKVFLFQFVNFYSSIFYIAFFKGRFVGYPGHYSHLLGLRNEECSGSDCLSELAQQLAIIMVGKQIINNAQEILVPKIKAWWHRHKTKFISDVAQSRWEQDYQLIQNEGLFQEYLEMVLQFGFITIFVAAFPLAPLFALLNNWVEIRLDAQKFVCETRRCVPERAQNIGVWFTILELLTRIAVITNAFLIAFTSDFLTRTVYRYEYNFNLEGYINFTLAVAPNGTLSQHCRYRDHRDPEGNWTLFYWKLLAVRLAFVIIFEHVVFGVCRLIDVLVPDIPSELELKIKRERYLAKQALADSDTIMKVAQRREDEDDEEQGKAQAH; encoded by the exons ATGGAGACAAACATTCATGGCCAACCTCCGCAAGGCTGGGCTCGACATGGAAGAG GAAGTGGTGGAAGGCGAACGCAAGACAGTTCACTTCATCAAACTATCAGCCCCGTGGGCCGTTCTAGTTCAATACGCCGAGGAGCTGTGTGTGCGTGCACCGCTTCAGGTACC GCCCATCCAAACCCCAGCGTCAACTGGTCAGCCAATCTGCTCAGCCTGCTTAGGATACCAAACATAATGGACTCGGACATTCCAAACAGACCTCTCGACTACTACACCTGCACTTTCAAAAAGTCCAAGCTGGACAG GTTCCTAGGTAGTGAGAACCAGGAGGAGTACTTCACCACGACGCAGCGAGTGCGTATCGTCTACGAAATTTTACAAACGGCGCAATACGGCAAGAGACGGAAAGCGCAGATCGGCATCGACAGGCTCATCGAGGAAGAAGTTTACACAGCGGCGTTTCCCCTACACGAT GGTCCATTTCGGAAACCGCAGTACTACATGGCGCCCAGTTCGCTCAACAAAAGGCAGGTTCTTTTCGAATACTGGGCCAAATGGTCGTGCTGGTACAAGTACCAACCACTGGACCACATCAGAGAATATTTTGGAGAGAAAATAGGCATCTATTTTGCGTGGTTAG GATTTTATACAGGGTGGCTCCTGCCAGCCGCGGTCGTAGGACTGATAGTATTCTTGTATGGAATTATCACCGTCAGCAAGGATGCACCCAC AAACGAACTCTGCCACAGCGGAATGCGCTATAAAATGTGTCCAAAGTGCGATGAGTCCTACGGTTGCAGCTATTGGTACCTTAGTGACTTATGCATCTCTACAAAGCTTACGTACCTGTTCGACCATCCGGGTACTGTGTTCTACGccatttttgtttcattttggG CCGTGAGTTTCCTCGAGTACTGGAAACGGAAGTCGGCGAGTCTGTCTCATCACTGGGATTGTATGGAtttcgaggaggaggag GAGAGGCCTCGTCCAGAATTCGCCGCCAAAGCAACACGCATCGAGCGCAATCCAATCACGGGTGTCAAGGAACCCTCGTTCCCGGCTCGCATTCGCAAGAAAAGAATCGCGGCTGGCTTCGCAGTTCTACTCCTCATG CTCATCCTCGTCTTAGTGTTTATGGTATCCGTGATCATCTACCGTGTCCTCGTCTCCATTCCCATGTTCCGTAGCAAGTCATTCAAGGGAGTTGCTTCCGTGATCGCCAGTTCCTCCGGTGCCCTGGTTAACCTCATCTTCATCATGATCCTGGGAAAGGTGTACGAAAGGCTCGCTTTGCGCCTTACGCAGTGGG AAATGCACCGGACTCAGACAGACTTCGAGAACAACCTCATCTTCAAAGTGTTTCTGTTCCAGTTTGTAAACTTCTATTCGTCCATTTTTTACATCGCATTTTTCAAGGGAAG GTTTGTGGGCTATCCTGGTCACTATTCACACCTTCTTGGTCTCCGCAATGAAGAA TGTAGCGGGAGTGACTGCCTGAGCGAACTGGCACAACAGCTAGCAATCATTATGGTTGGCAAGCAAATCATCAACAATGCTCAGGAGATACTAGTACC CAAAATTAAAGCCTGGTGGCATCGTCACAAGACAAAGTTTATCAGCGATGTAGCCCAGTCACGATGGGAGCAAGATTATCAGCTGATTCAAAACGAGGGTCTCTTCCAAGAGTACCTCGAAATGG TGTTACAGTTTGGCTTCATCACAATCTTCGTGGCCGCCTTTCCGCTAGCACCTTTGTTCGCTCTTCTTAACAACTGGGTTGAAATCCGATTGGATGCCCAAAAGTTCGTCTGCGAGACTCGACGCTGTGTGCCGGAGCGGGCTCAGAACATCGGTGTCTGGTTCACAATCCTTGAGCTTCTCACCAGGATCGCTGTGATCACAAAC GCGTTCTTGATCGCGTTCACATCGGATTTCTTGACAAGGACTGTCTACCGGTACGAGTACAACTTCAACCTTGAAGGTTACATCAACTTTACGCTCGCTGTCGCTCCGAATGGGACGCTTTCGCAACATTGCAG GTATCGAGATCACCGAGATCCTGAAGGAAATTGGACGTTATTTTATTGGAAGCTGCTGGCAGTTCGTTTAGCCTTTGTCATAATATTCGAG CACGTCGTATTCGGAGTATGTCGCTTAATAGACGTGCTCGTTCCTGACATTCCAAGCGAACTAGAGTTGAAGATCAAGCGAGAGCGTTACTTGGCAAAACAGGCATTGGCAGACTCGGACACCATTATGAAG